ATCGGCGGCACACGCTGGCGGAAATCAGCACACTCTGCATGCTCTTGACCTGAGCATGCACCTGCCTCCTCCCGGAGGAATCCCTAAGTTCACTTCTTACGGGGCGAGAGCCCTGGAGACTATCGAAAGGTCCAACCCATGGAAATCAACCCACAGCAGCTCGCTGAACAGCTCAAGAGCGGCTACGACGCCCAGATTGTCGATGTCCGTGAAGCAGCTGAAGTCGCCGACGGCATGATTCCCGGCGCCAGGCACATCGCCCTGGGCGAGTTAGCGGACCGTCTCAGCGACTTGGACAAGTCCCGTCACGTCATCGCCGTATGCCGCAGCGGGGCCCGCAGTGCGGCTGCCGCAGACCAGCTCGCCGCCGCAGGTTTCACCGCCTACACCGTGCCGGGCGGGATGCTCGATTGGACAGCCGCAGGCTTTCCCGTCAGCTGACCCCCACCAGACCGTCCGGGCGGCATGCCTCAAGTGCCGCCCGGACTTCCACTTTCCCAGACCCTGTCCCTGACATGTCCAATCGGACGGTGGATGGCGGCTTCACACAAACGCGGGGCCGCCGCCGGAAATGCTTCACAACAGACCGAAAGAGATCATGAATTCCTTGAAGACGACCAGCACCATTGATTCCCCTCCTCAGTCCATCGATGCCTCAACCTTGAAGTTCTGGGAAGACAACCACAAAGATCTGATGATCATTGATGTGCGCAATGGCGCAGAGTTTGATTCCCTGCACATAGTGGGCTCCTACCATGTGCCCCTGGCGATGCTCAGCGAGCACGCGGAAGAGTTCGCTGCGAAGATGGGCACGCGTGTGGTGCTTGTCTGCCAGACGGGCAACCGGGCAGAGCAGGCCCGCAAACACCTTGATTCCGTCGGTCTGGCTGGTGCCAGTGTCCTCTCCGGAGGAGTCCCCGCCTACGCCGCTGCCGGCGGAAACGTCGTCCGTGGCAGTGGACCCTGGGCTCTGGAACGCCAGGTTCGGATGACCGCCGGCTCCCTAGTGCTCGCCAGCGTCGTCGCGGCGAAATTTGTCTCCCCCAAACTCGGCCTGATCGCTGGTGGGATCGGGGCCGGACTGACATTCTCTGCTGCAACGAACAGTTGCGCCATGGGACAGATGCTCTCCAGGATGCCGTGGAACCGCTCCGCCAGCGAGCCCACCGCCCACCAGGCGCTACAGAACCTGAGCACGCGGGCATGATCGTAACCGCGGCCGCGTTTGGGCTGATCGTCGGCGCACTGCTGGGCCTGGTCGGAGGCGGCGGATCCATCCTCGCCGTGCCCGCCCTGGTCTACGGCGTGGGGCTGCCGCTTGCCGCGGCGATCCCGACGTCGCTGGTCGTTGTCGGCGCTTCCTCCGCCGTCGCGGTCCTGCCCCGGCTACGCAACGGAGTGAACTGGCGCCTGGCCTTGATCATCGGCGCCGCCGGAACTGCGACGGCGTACCTCGGAGCGGCAGTCAACCGTCTCCTGGACCCCAAAATTCTGCTGCTGGCCTTCGCCGTCATCATGGTCTTCGCCGG
This region of Arthrobacter alpinus genomic DNA includes:
- a CDS encoding rhodanese-like domain-containing protein, which encodes MEINPQQLAEQLKSGYDAQIVDVREAAEVADGMIPGARHIALGELADRLSDLDKSRHVIAVCRSGARSAAAADQLAAAGFTAYTVPGGMLDWTAAGFPVS
- a CDS encoding rhodanese-like domain-containing protein; translated protein: MNSLKTTSTIDSPPQSIDASTLKFWEDNHKDLMIIDVRNGAEFDSLHIVGSYHVPLAMLSEHAEEFAAKMGTRVVLVCQTGNRAEQARKHLDSVGLAGASVLSGGVPAYAAAGGNVVRGSGPWALERQVRMTAGSLVLASVVAAKFVSPKLGLIAGGIGAGLTFSAATNSCAMGQMLSRMPWNRSASEPTAHQALQNLSTRA